The sequence below is a genomic window from Plasmodium gaboni strain SY75 chromosome 10, whole genome shotgun sequence.
atttacTATTGgaacatttttttttgtactATCTTTaactatattttttaagatTCGATAAAATTCTTGTACATTTTCTGGTTGTGTTTTATTAgattcatatataaaaaaatctgaattatttaaattatctagacatataataaattcaatattttctttaaatatagaatttactgaatttaaaaaatctTGAATAccataataataatttgtaaagaaaaataaaatattataatttacttgttcttttttatatacatcataaaaaagtttaattaaattttgTATAACAATAAGACTAGAATTGGTAAAAGTAGTATTTGAAGGTAAATCactaaaaatattaaacaCATTAAAATCAACACAAATAATTATTGTCTTTTGTTTAGTTAAAAGAAATGTTTGGTTATCTTGTtgtttattaaatatagtattaatatgtatattattatttttattaaggaaataatataaactttttgaattcattttatatacattttgTATTTTAGATATTGGACTAATACTAACATTTCTTGTTAAATCAAAATATGCAAATTTACTTTGataattttcatatattttttctatatctttattattttttataaaataaattgaTTGTTGtaatttcatatttaatataaaggattgaataaatattattcgTTTTTCTAATAATTCTTGGCTAATaactttatttttatttttttcatcattcaatttgtttattttatttatacgATAATATTCGTCtacatttatatacatatcctctggtaatattataattaaaccattattattatttgtcataagaaaatgtattaaaaaataaaaattgtttttttcaattatttcatataaatatataaaaccAGAATGTTTTATCATCTGACGGctgtttatatatttattaatatataacatcTTTTCTTTAATTAATCTTTCAATTTTTGTATCATCCTCTATATCTAAAAAAGAATCTATTCCTAATGTCTTCGTCTCATCGAATTTTAcatctttatatatatataataaatttatcaaattattcttaataaaattatttgaagAACCTGTATActcattattattcattaGATGAATTAAGGGATATCCTTTGGTTTCATACGAACCTTTAACAAATTCATTTTGAAAAATgtaacaaaaaaatataaatatttcaaaaattaataaaaaagtactcttatatattttcattcttAGTTATTTTTCCTTCCCTTTACTCACACGTTTTATATTCCTATTAAACACCTctaaaataattatttttatatattttttatgtactatatatatatatatataagcatataaatataataatatatatatatgtataaatattttttttttctgtttttttaataatattgttcTTAATAAAATTCGGTTAAAACATAAAGGTTACTAGCacaatttaatataatcaaataaaaacaccaaaaaaaaattaattttaaaaagaataatatgtaatatatataatatatatatatttatttatttgtttgtTTAGGAAAATAATCTAATCaacatataaaaacatGAAACTTAAGggaaaaaatgaaaaattaataaataagcatataaagatatatatttataaacgttacaaaaaatattattatatctatacgtatatttatatatatatatatatatatatatatatatatatatatatatatatataatacatatagTATATAATCCTTTATATTCTTGAAACAAAATATTTGCCCTTGAATATctccatatatatatatacaaacttaatattatatatgaataaaatatatgtatataaatatatttattttacaatttattatactataaaaataatgttaatTTGAATATATCCCTGAAGTGTTGTAAAATGTCAACCTTGAACATTTTATGACttaaatgaattaataataatattaaacaaattgatattattcttcaattatttatttaattatttaattatttatatgtttatatgtttgtttttttatatgtattttgtttttgtaTAAAATGAAACATAATGAAATTTATTACTCATTAAAATATAgcaatatataaatatttaaacaTATACGCTTATTATGGTCCAATGAATTTTACGTATTATGACATAACATTTTACCtactaaaaaaaattatttatatatttatttatttatttatatgtgtgtataaatttatattatgagATTATACTGAGCTaccatttttatttccatAAGAATAAACATATCTTATGTTAAGAATATCCTTCATAtctaatttatttaatatatgattagatatataaaattcCAAATCTCTATAATTATTGGATTCTACAAATTTggaatatattaatataaatgtatgagattattacatatatatatatatatgattttattattccagttggttttttttttttttttttttttttttttttacccGCATAATGCTTAAACTTCTTTTTGTACATATCTTTTTTGTTTACCACCTTTGCCTTTATATAACTTATTAACTTGTTATCCTTAGAATGAcatttttctatattacTTTTCGTATTCTTAACATAAAAAGAATGAAACACATCCTTCTTAGGAATAATTTCCTcctttatttttgtttttttaaatgtaaaaTCTTGATTCTTACAAGAATACGTtgttaataattttatgtatttCTTGTATAGTACTTCATATCTATActttaataaattatattcattattcttgttatttaaaatgagatcaaaattattagaattctcatataacattttttcatc
It includes:
- a CDS encoding hypothetical protein (conserved Plasmodium protein, unknown function), which gives rise to MKIYKSTFLLIFEIFIFFCYIFQNEFVKGSYETKGYPLIHLMNNNEYTGSSNNFIKNNLINLLYIYKDVKFDETKTLGIDSFLDIEDDTKIERLIKEKMLYINKYINSRQMIKHSGFIYLYEIIEKNNFYFLIHFLMTNNNNGLIIILPEDMYINVDEYYRINKINKLNDEKNKNKVISQELLEKRIIFIQSFILNMKLQQSIYFIKNNKDIEKIYENYQSKFAYFDLTRNVSISPISKIQNVYKMNSKSLYYFLNKNNNIHINTIFNKQQDNQTFLLTKQKTIIICVDFNVFNIFSDLPSNTTFTNSSLIVIQNLIKLFYDVYKKEQVNYNILFFFTNYYYGIQDFLNSVNSIFKENIEFIICLDNLNNSDFFIYESNKTQPENVQEFYRILKNIVKDSTKKNVPIVNEKIKIHNKHLPSLHEYFVLNKINSFSLSSNKKNNNLIFLNKFPMLQPKLNIKNVKNNITIIFKSLYLYITQKKNTQKENTQQVESIETKEKQKTMINYINNNINSNEDINTINYNLNKYNKFFIYKEDILKLFNYFKTIINSNITDTNFLIKDYKLTTDKKQKFFYQKYANVTFSMAISYVFHYVHLLFVVIFLLLIYICVNYYFVPMFYKNKIKAS